A genomic segment from Ptychodera flava strain L36383 chromosome 19, AS_Pfla_20210202, whole genome shotgun sequence encodes:
- the LOC139118565 gene encoding tyrosine-protein kinase HTK16-like — translation MPFKALRDRFLRSNASTRLMPHDVPPCPVYEDAPPTSHHNKDLVNHNNPEIIRKLSEVIRHTSVNDFLRKDKARGREEDADCMWFHGKITRDTAIHILKDNGMSEGLFLIRESATVEGDFVLSLVHNVQPQHFQIQRLTDCFLQIDEGPVFQGLDQLVKHYSQSANGLSTKLGKFCKGSLPPSHLRRFGRTTPLHRAVTEGEVGLVRDILQDPYCVDVDARNKSGKTALHDAAYNGYDEIANLLLDAGANVNSKSSSFITPLHCACAGNRPTMCKLLLGKGADPTERHPTTGWVPLHEAAQRGHVECVRVLLSLNVPCNPRSCDGDTPRDLAERYSKYECVKILENYSPPPARTSHLEWLHGELGRSEAAELLEKFKKQDGRFLIRTSKNKAGAYVLTMCMYKNIFNFEISQHDRWYVIDDGSYFDTLEHLVEHYTRYDDGLPGKLGQPVTPAVPPATKPKPPPPPRKPDDFNISRMDSRPQPPLPKDPPPSLPKSRPAPKLGKIRGETDSEIYSEPLSKKLVHIAREQIKLQNELGEGEFGAVMKGIWTNSRGIKSEVAVKTLHKEHIQHGTPEFLREAEIMVRLNHPCIVQLHGVVDGPPMMMVQELVTMGSLLDYLLDHSAKIIEMDFKTWATQIAMGMMYLEEKGYVHRDLATRNILLTDRSRAKISDFGLSRAVGKGSDYYKASAGGRWPVKWYAPESIYYGTFSHSSDVWSFGVTLWEMYSFGDQPYGDMMGAQVIQLLEEGKRLVRTPNCPMKTYDIMKQCWSMNPRDRPTFAQLNSTFSQDPEYAPLYASKVPGVGMRLKAH, via the exons ATGCCATTCAAGGCGCTAAGGGACAGATTTTTGCGTTCTAACGCATCAACGCGGCTTATGCCCCACGATGTGCCCCCATGTCCCGTCTACGAAGATGCTCCTCCGACGTCCCACCACAACAAGGACTTGGTCAATCACAACAACCCGGAAATCATACGAAAACTGAGCGAGGTCATACGACATACGTCCGTCAATGATTTCTTGAGAAAGGACAAGGCAAGAGGCAGGGAAGAAGATGCAGATTGCATGTGGTTTCATGGAAAAATAACAAGAGACACGGCTATCCACATACTCAAAGATAATGGCATGTCGGAAGGGTTGTTCCTCATACGTGAGAGTGCGACTGTGGAGGGTGATTTCGTCTTGTCCCTTGTTCATAACGTACAGCCCCAGCACTTCCAGATACAGCGTCTAACGGATTGCTTCCTGCAAATCGACGAGGGTCCGGTTTTTCAAGGGCTTGACCAGCTCGTTAAACATTATAGCCAGTCAGCAAACGGACTGTCCACAAAACTCGGCAAGTTCTGCAAAGGAAGTCTTCCCCCTTCGCACCTGCGAAGGTTTGGGAGAACGACCCCGCTACACAG GGCGGTCACGGAAGGTGAAGTTGGCCTAGTGCGAGATATCCTGCAAGATCCGTACTGTGTTGATGTTGATGCAAGGAACAAGTCTGGGAAGACAGCGCTTCATGATGCAGCGTACAATGGCTACGATGAAATCGCCAACCTCTTGCTGGATGCAGGTGCCAACGTTAACAGCAAAAGTAGCAGTTTCATCACACCCCTCCAC TGTGCTTGTGCAGGCAACAGACCAACCATGTGTAAACTCCTTCTCGGAAAGGGTGCTGACCCTACAGAGCGTCACCCAACGACTGGATGGGTACCTCTACATGAAGCAGCTCAGCGTGGCCATGTAGAATGCGTGCGTGTCTTGCTCTCTCTCAACGTACCGTGCAACCCTAGAAGTTGTGATGGCGATACCCCTCGAGATCTCGCTGAGAGATACAGTAAATATGAATGTGTCAAGATACTAG AAAATTACTCTCCGCCACCAGCGAGGACGTCACATCTAGAATGGCTGCACGGTGAACTGGGACGCAGTGAAGCCGCTGAATTGCTGGAAAAGTTCAAAAAGCAAGACGGAAGATTCCTGATCCGGACTAGCAAGAACAAAGCAGGAGCATACGTGCTGACCATGtgcatgtacaaaaatatattcaattttgaaatcagccAACAT GATCGATGGTACGTAATCGATGATGGTTCATACTTCGACACTTTAGAACACTTGGTGGAGCACTACACAAGATATGACGATGGCCTACCAGGAAAGCTTGGACAACCAGTCACACCAGCCGTCCCTCCTGCAACCAAACCAAAACCACCTCCACCTCCAAGGAAACCAGATGATTTTAATATTAGCAGAATGGATTCAAGGCCTCAG CCACCCCTACCAAAGGACCCACCTCCAAGTCTTCCCAAGTCAAGACCCGCACCAAAGCTTGGCAAAATACGAGGGGAAACTGACAGCGAGATATACTCAGAACCATTGAGTAAAAAACTTGTACATATTGCAAGAGAGCAAATAAAGCTGC AGAATGAGTTGGGAGAAGGAGAGTTTGGTGCGGTCATGAAGGGAATATGGACTAATAGCCGTGGAATCAAAAGTGAGGTTGCCGTCAAGACGTTACACAAGGAGCACATACAGCACGGAACTCCAGAGTTTCTGAGAGAAGCTGAAATCATGGTCCGGTTGAATCACCCGTGTATTGTTCAACTCCATGGGGTGGTGGATGGTCCGCCAATGATGATG gTTCAGGAATTGGTTACCATGGGAAGCCTGCTGGATTATCTACTGGATCATTCTGCTAAGATCATTGAGATGGATTTCAAAACTTGGGCTACCCAGATTGCTATGGGGATGATGTACCTGGAAGAGAAGGGATATGTACACAGAGATCTGGCAACCAGGAATATTCTACTGACTGATAGAAGCAGG GCAAAGATAAGTGACTTTGGTCTTTCAAGAGCAGTTGGCAAAGGCAGTGATTACTACAAAGCATCGGCTGGTGGAAGATGGCCGGTCAAGTG GTATGCCCCTGAGTCAATCTACTATGGTACCTTTTCCCATTCCAGTGATGTCTGGAGTTTTGGTGTGACGCTGTGGGAGATGTATTCCTTTGGTGATCAGCCGTATGGAGACATGATGGGTGCCCAG GTAATCCAATTACTTGAAGAAGGCAAGCGGCTGGTGAGGACTCCGAATTGCCCAATGaaaacctatgacatcatgaaGCAGTGCTGGTCCATGAACCCCCGCGATAGACCAACCTTTGCTCAACTCAACTCAACATTCTCACAGGATCCAGAGTACGCACCACTGTATGCCTCTAAGGTACCTGGTGTAGGCATGAGGCTTAAAGCTCATTAA